Genomic DNA from bacterium:
CAACATCGCCGGGAACAGCGAAGGCAACGCGCACTACTTCTCGATCACGGATTTCGCCGCGTTTGACGGCGACGGCGATCCGACGCCGCTTCTGAACCAGCACGAGCGCGAATACATCTATCCGGGCGGACAGCCCTCCGGGACCGAGGTGTCGTTCTTTGTTCCGACCGGCGCGGCGCAGGTGGACGAGGAAACGATTTATTACTGGTACGGCAAATACATCAGCAACACGAATTGCGACCAGACACATCTGCTCGCGTTCGACCTGGACACCGAGACGTGGCGCTACGTGTCCGGCTTCGCGACGCAGAAGTTCATCCAGGTCGCGCCGATCCTCGTCAATCGCAACGAAATCGACGATCCGGATACCTGCCCTCTTCCGTGGACCGAGCCGCATGAGCGCGGATTCCTGATCTACGGCAGCGGGCGCCCGGTGCACAACGGCACCGCCTACGGCGACGCCACGCCGACCGGCGCATGCCGCCTGGGCTCGTTCCCGAATTATCGATCGAGCGACTTGTATCTCGGCTACGTCAAGCTCGGGGACATGGAAGACCCGCAGGTCAATACCAAGGTCTACTCGTACAGCGGGCCGGACAACGGCTGCTGGACGCAGGGCAACTACGATGCGGCGATCCCGCTCATCGGCAAGACGGAGTTCGGCGAATTTTCCGCCGTGCGCATTCCGGGCACGTCGCGCCTCCTTCTCGCGCACAGCTTCGTGGACGACGAGTCGAAGGAGTGGATGGAATCGCATCCGGAGTACGGCAACGACTTCGTGGGCGAGCTGGAATTGCACGCCGCGGACATCTCGCGTCCGTGGGCCTTCACGCAGCCCAAGGGCGCGGCCGCGTTCGGATACGGCAACTACATCGTCGAATCGTCAATGCAGGTCATCCCGCAATTCGAGGTGAACGGCGAGGTTGTGGACGACAACGTGCTCGCCTTCGCGCGCGTCGTCTCGACGTGGAAAGGGATGTCCGATCCGAACTTCACCGAATACGGCGCGTCCGTCGTCTGGTCCGTGACGGACCTGGACGACTTCGAAAGCGAACTCGACGCCATGAACTAGACACAACGCGCGTCATCAGGGAACAGGGGGATTGGCCGGCGTGACATGCGCCGGCCATTTTTCTTTTTTCCTTCACCACGGAGAACACGGAGGACACGGAGATACGCGGCGATAAAGAACAAGAAAAACTCTGTGTTCTCTGTGTCCTCTGTGGTGCGTTTCTTACTCGTGGCCCGTATGCCCGAACCCGCCCTCGCCTCGCGCGGTTTCGGTCAGCGATTCGACCTCCACAAGCTGGGCGCGGGAAACCGGTGCGACGATGAGCTGCGCGACGCGATCGCCATGATTGATTGTGACCGGTTCGTTGCCGAGGTTCGCAAGCAGGATCTTCACCTCGCCGCGATAGTCCGAGTCGATCGTCCCCGGCGCGTTGATGCACGTGAGGCCGTGCCGCAGCGCAAGCCCGCTTCTTGGCCGCACCTGCACCTCGAAGCCGTGCGGCACCTCGAACACGAGCCCCGTCGGAACGGCAAAACGCTCGCCGGCGGCGAGCGTCAGCGGTTCGGTCAGGGCGGCGCGGACATCCATGCCCGCGGCGCCATGCGTGGCGTAGTGGGGAAGTTCGGCGCGCGGGGCGCCTTCGATCCGCATCACGCGGATGCGGAGGTCGCCGCTCATTCGAGGACGTCTTTCGGGTCGAGCCCGAGCGCCTCCTTGCGCGACAGGCGAACGCGGCCGAGGCGGTCGATCTCGATGCACTTCACGAGAATCTCGTCGCCTTCCTTGGCCACGTCGTGCACGCTGCGGATCCGCTCGTCGGCCATGTGCGAGATGTGCACCAGGCCCTCCTGGCCGGGGAAGATCTCGACGAACGCGCCGAAGTCGGTGATGCGCACGATGCGCCCCATGTAGAACTTGCCGACCTCGAGCTCCGCGGTGTACGCGCGCACGAGCTTGATGGCCTCTTCCGCCATCGCGGCGTCGGTGCTGGCGATGAGCACGCGGCCGTCGTCCTCCACATCGATCTTGACGCCCGTCTTGTCGACGATGCTGCGGATCGTCTTGCCGCCCGGCCCGATGACGTCGCGAATGCGTTCGACGGGAATCCGGATCGTGATGATGCGCGGCGCGTATTTGGAGATGTCCGCGACCGGCTTGTCGATCGCCTTGTTCATCTCGCCGAGGATGTGCAGCCGGCCCTCGCGCGCCTGATCAAGCGCCTGCGTGAGGATCGACTCGT
This window encodes:
- the dut gene encoding dUTP diphosphatase codes for the protein MSGDLRIRVMRIEGAPRAELPHYATHGAAGMDVRAALTEPLTLAAGERFAVPTGLVFEVPHGFEVQVRPRSGLALRHGLTCINAPGTIDSDYRGEVKILLANLGNEPVTINHGDRVAQLIVAPVSRAQLVEVESLTETARGEGGFGHTGHE